In Arthrobacter sp. StoSoilB5, one genomic interval encodes:
- a CDS encoding HutD family protein: MEIIRFADIHPEPWRNGGGVTRELASHPKVASAQDGAWDWRVSIADVSKAGDFSTFPGMERVITIIDGELLLLTVDGEEHPLEKYRPFRFSGEAASSATLPTGDIRDLNVIARASAFKGYTSIVEISKKRAHPVFEGQLAILLEGKATVARGADPEEGTPVGDGPDGGQPAPSAAEPVELHRYDAVVGSEKRSPEISGRGFIAVISIDKVEPASA, from the coding sequence ATGGAGATCATCCGCTTTGCCGACATCCACCCCGAACCGTGGCGCAACGGAGGCGGGGTGACGCGCGAACTCGCCAGCCACCCGAAGGTCGCTTCAGCCCAGGACGGGGCATGGGACTGGCGCGTCAGCATTGCCGATGTCTCCAAGGCTGGCGACTTCTCCACGTTCCCCGGCATGGAACGCGTGATCACCATCATCGACGGCGAATTGCTGCTGCTGACCGTCGACGGCGAAGAGCACCCGCTGGAGAAGTATCGTCCGTTCCGTTTCTCCGGCGAGGCAGCGTCGTCCGCCACACTGCCCACTGGGGACATCCGCGACCTCAACGTCATCGCCCGAGCCAGCGCGTTCAAGGGGTACACCTCCATTGTCGAGATCTCCAAGAAGCGCGCACACCCCGTTTTCGAGGGCCAGTTGGCCATCCTCCTGGAAGGCAAGGCGACGGTTGCGCGTGGCGCCGATCCGGAGGAAGGCACCCCTGTAGGGGACGGGCCCGACGGCGGCCAACCAGCTCCCAGCGCGGCCGAACCGGTTGAGCTGCACCGCTACGACGCCGTGGTGGGCTCGGAAAAGCGGAGCCCCGAGATTTCGGGCCGGGGTTTCATTGCAGTGATCTCCATCGACAAAGTGGAGCCGGCAAGCGCCTAA